A stretch of DNA from Catenulispora acidiphila DSM 44928:
CCCGGACCGCCGGTATCGTCCTCGCCGCGGCCCTGCTGGCCGCGGCCGCCGCCGGATGCGGCAGTGCCGGATCGAGCAACAAGTCCAGCTCCTCGGGAGGCACCGCGACCGGCTCGAACTCCAGCGTCCGCATCGGCATCCTGCTGCCGGAGTCCAAGACCACCCGGTACGAGGCTTTCGACAAGCCGCTGCTGGAGGCCGAGCTCCAGGCCCGGATGCCCGGCGTGCAGGTCGACTACTACAACGCCGGGCAGGACGCCACGGTGCAGCAGACCCAGGTCGACACCGCCCTGACCAAGGGCGACAAGGTCCTGATCCTGGACGCCGTGGACTCCAAGTCCATCCAGGCCTCCGTGCAGAAGGCGCACGACGCCGGCGTGAAGGTCGTCGCCTACGACCGTCTCGCGCAGGGGCCGGTGGACGCGTACGTCTCCTTCGACAACGTGAAGGTCGGCGAGCTGCAGGGCACCGCGCTGCTGGCCGCGCTGGGCTCGAACGCCGCCACCCAGCAAATCGTGATGATCAACGGCTCGCCCACCGACCCGAACGCCGCGCAGTTCAAGCAGGGCGCGCACTCGGTGCTCAACGGCAAGGTGAAGATCGGCAAGGAGTACGACACCCCGAACTGGGACCCGAACACCGCCAACCAGGAGATGGCCGGCGCCATCACCGCGCTGGGGGCGCCGAACATCCACGGCGTCTACTCCGCCAACGACGGCATGGCCGCCGGTATCGCCACCGCGCTGAGCGCGGCGAACCTGCACGTGCCGCTGACCGGCCAGGACGCCCAGCTCGACGCGCTGCAGCGGATCCAGGCCGGCACGCAGACCATGACGATCTACAAGCCGTACAAGCCGGAGGCCACCGCGGCCGCCGACGTGGCCGTGGAGTTCGCGCAGGGCCGGACCCCCGGCAACGACCTGCTGCCGGACAAGCAGACCTCGGGCTCCGGCAACGTGGTCCCGTCCAAGCTGATCACCCCGATCGTCGTGGACAAGACGAACATGTGCACCACCGTCGTCAAGGACGGCCTGTACACCGCCGCGCAGATCGGCATCACCTGCTGATCCCTCCCGGGTCGCCGCCAGAGAGCAGCAGAACACCGAGCCCCGAGCCACGCGGAGGTACGCCCATGCCCGACACCACTTCGCAACCCGTGCTGGAACTGCGCGGTGTCTCCAAACGGTTCGGGGCCGTGCAGGCCCTCACCAACGTCGACCTATCGGTCCACGCCGGCGAGGTGGTCGCCCTGGTCGGCGACAACGGCGCCGGCAAGTCCACCCTGGTGAAGACCATCGCCGGGGTGAACCAGCCGGACGAGGGCGACATCGTCTGGCAGGGCGGCTCGGTCGGCATCAAAGGACCGCACGACGCCCAGAAGCTCGGCATCGCCACCGTCTACCAGGACCTGGCGCTCGCCGACAACCTGGACGTGGTCGGCAACCTGTTCCTGGGCAGCGAGATCCGGCGGGCCGGGGTCCTGGACGAGATCGCGATGGAGGGCCGCTCGCGGGAGCTGCTGCAGACGCTGTCGATCCGCATCCCCAGCGTCCGCATCCCGGTCGCCTCGCTGTCCGGAGGCCAGCGGCAGACCGTGGCGATCGCCCGCTCGCTGATCGGCGATCCCAAGGTGGTGCTGCTCGACGAACCCACCGCGGCCCTCGGCGTGGAGCAGACCGCGCAGGTGCTGGACCTGGTCGAGCGGCTGCGCGTCCGGAACCTCGGGGTGATCCTGATCAGCCACAGCATGGAGGACGTGATGGCCGTCGCCGACACCATCGTGGTCCTGCGGCTGGGCCGGAACAACGGGATCTTCGAGCGGGACCAGACCACCCAGGAGGAGATCATCTCGGCGATCACCGGCGCCACCGACAACGCCGTCACCAGGCGGGCGGCCCGGCACTCGGAGGGACAGCAATGAGCCAGAACCCGAACCCCGGCGACCCGGGCGGCCCGGGCGGCTCCGAGCACGGCGAGGACGCCGCGCCGCTCGGCCTGTCCGGCGCCGGCGACACCGCCGACGAGCGCGGGGCACCGGTCGGCAGCCCCCAGTCGGTCACCGGCAAGGTCGAGGAACTCCTGGCCGCCGGCGCCACCCCGGCGGAGGCCACGGCGCAGGCCGCGAAGGCGACCGGGGAGTCCAGGGAGGTCGTCCGGGAGATCGTCGAGACGATGGTCCCGGCGGCCGGTTCGGCTGCCGACCCGCGGCTGTTGCAGCAACAGGCCGGCCTGGCCGGCTACTGGGCGGCGTTCGTGCGCCGGCTCAAGGGCGGCGAGCTCGGCTCGCTGCCGGTGGTCGCGGCGCTGATCATCATCTGGATCGTGTTCTACGCCCTGAACAGCACATTCCTGTCGGCGCAGAACCTGTCCAACCTCTCCCAGCAGATCGTCGGCACCGGGATGATCGCCCTGGGCATCGTCTTCGTGCTGCTGCTCGGCGAGATCGACCTGGCGGCGGGCTCGGTGTCGGGTCTGGCGGCCGCGGTGTTCGCCGTGGAGTCGGTGAACAACGGGGTCAACCAGTATCTGGCGCTGCTGCTGGCCCTGGCCACCGGCGCCGGGACCGGGTTCGTCCACGGCTTCTTCTTCGCCCGGATCGGCGTGCCGGCGTTCGTCGTCACCCTGGCCGGCAACCTGGGCTGGAACGGCCTGATGCTCAACATTCTGGGCTCCACCGGCACCGTCAACCTGCCCAACAACGGCATCGTCTCCAAGCTCTACAACACGATCTACGGCCAACTCGCCGCGGCGTACGGCGCCGCGATCATCGCGGTCGTGCTCTACGCGCTGGTGGCCCTGTACGGCCGGGCGCGCCGGGTCAGGGCCGGGATCCCGGCGCCGCCGATCGGCGAGATCGCGGCGCGGGTGGTCCTGCTGGCGATCGTCGCCTTCCTCACGGCCTACGTGTTCAACCAGTACAAGGGCCTGCCGCTGGCGCCGCTGATCTTCCTGATCTTCATCGTGGTCGGCGACTTCATCCTGCGCCGCACGGTCTACGGCCGCCGCATCTTCGCCGTCGGCGGCAACATCGAGGCCGCCCGGCGGGCCGGTATCAGCGTGCCGTTCATCCGGCTCACGGTCTTCATGATCAGCGGCCTGATGGCCGCGGTCGGCGGTCTGTTCCTGGCCGGCCAGATCGAGTCCGCCTCCCAGACCTCCGGCGGCGGCAACCTGCTGCTGAACGCGATCGCCGCGGCGGTCATCGGCGGCACGAGCCTGTTCGGCGGACGCGGCAAGACCTGGTCGGCGCTGCTCGGTGCGCTGGTCATCGGCTCGATCCAGTCCGGCATGAACATCCAGGGCCTGTCGAACAGCATCCAGTTCATGGTCACCGGCGCCGTGCTGCTGGCCGCGGTGGTCATCGACTCCGTGGCGCGGCGGACGCAGAAGGCGAGCGGTCGCGTTTAGCGGTCGCAGCCTGCTGCTAACCAGTAACGACAGCTCGCGCCATACACAGTTACGAATATCGGCCTCACCGCCGCGCAGTCCGCGTCATCCGCGGGCTGCGCGGCGCTGTATCGCCACTCGCCACCCCTGCTACGCCGGCGACGCGGCAGCCTCGGCCACCGCCGCGCGAATCCCGCTGTCGATCTCGTAGGCGAGGATCAGCTCGGCGATGGCACGCGGGTTCGACAGCGAGCGCCCCGTCTGCTTCTCCAGCCGCCGCAACCGGTTCCGCACCGTGTTCGGGTGCACGAACAGCCTGCGTCCGGCCTCCCCCGCCGAGCCGTCGGCGTCCAGCCAGGCGCCGAAGGTGTCCAGCAGCAGCGTGCGGTCCTGGATCGGCAGCTCCTCGAGCCCGGCCAGGATTCCGCGCGCCACGCGCGGCATGATGTCCGGCGCGCTGCCCGCCACCGCCGACAGCGGATCGCTGCCGAACACCACGACGCGGCGGCGCTCTGCCGCGCCGTGCAAAGCGATCCGGGCCAGGCGCAACGCCAGCGACGTCGAGCGCAGGTCGTCGTAAGGCGGCGACACGCCCACGCGCGCGCCCTCGCCGACGTGCAACGCGGTGACCAGGCGGTCCAGCTGTGCGCTCGGTCCGGGCAGCGCGGCGACGCCGATCTCGACGTCGTGCATCAGCCGCCAGGCCGAGTCGATGCCGAGGACGCCGAGGCCCTGCTCGATGTGCGGCAGCGCGTGCCGCCCTATCGCCGGCACGCGGGCGGCGATCACCACGAACGGACCGCTGGCGGGCAGCCGCAGCTGTTCGGCGGCCTCCCACAGGTTGGTGTCCGCGAGGCGCCCTTCGAGCAGCGCCTGGACCACCGCGGCGCGGCGCTGTTCCTCGCTGCGGATCTGGCGGCTCAGCTCGTCGCGGTAGCCGGTGGACATCTCGCGGGTGAAGGCTTCCAGCGACGCGATCAAGATGGTCGCGGCGTCCAGGCACGCGTCGGAGGACATCCCCATCCCGCGTGCCGTCTCCACGATCGCCGACCACACCACGCGGAAGGCGACGCGGTAGCCGTCCATCACGACGGTCAGCGGGATGCCGTCGGCGGCTCCTACGCGGCCGGTGGGTCCGGCGGCGCGCAGGTCGGCTTTCTGGCTGCGGGCCATCGGATCGAAGGCGGAGACGACGTGATCGTGCACTGATGCCCGCAACATCTCGCGGCTGACCATGCCGGCGTAGACAGGGAACTGCTTGTAGACCCGCGTCACCACCGTCTCGGTGAGCTCCTCCGCCCGCTCCAGCATCAAAGCGGCGAGCATCGTCAGCTCGGCCAACTTCTGTTCGTCGTACTCCTGCCGCGAGCTCCCGATCTCCACACGGCGCACCTTAGTGCGGCGGCGGTCTGCTGACAGGACGAATCGCAGATCCTCACTCTTAGGTGGGCGGTTCTGCCCACCCGGCGGCCTAACGTGGCTGGTTTCCGACAGCCTCCTGCCACGGGAAGGGCCGGTCCAGCGCCTCCTCGCGGCGCAGCATCGCGACGGAAGTGACAGCATCCTGATCCACGCCGCGATAGGGATCGGCGACCGCCGCTTCGAGCAACGGGACGACCGATCCAGACTCCATCGACGCCCGCACCGCCGGATGCATCGCCTCCAGCGCGCCGGCCCGTTCCATCTCCAACGTCCACACGACTTCGATGCCTGACATCCGCGCGACGTGCGCGTAGGCGAACAGGCGGGCCGCGATCGGCAGCTCCGGATCCGCGTCCCGGATCAGCACGTGCATCAACGGCACGTCCTTGGCAGTCAACGACGCGATCAGCTGGACCTGGCGGACCACCTCGGCGTCGCGCTGGAGTGCCTCGCGTGCCTGCTCCCGGACGGCGGGATCGCGGACTTCGCGGTACGCGGCGAGCCGCACGGCCGGGGAGGTGCACTCGTGCAGGCTGATCGCGGCGGCGACGCCCGGCTCGCGGCCCGCGTACGTCAGCAGCCTGACGAGCACGGCGTTCGGCGTCAGCGGGTTCCCGGCCAGCGCCATCCGGACGCGCGCGCTGGTCTGCGGGCGCAGCGCGTAGTCGACGACGGGCCGGGACAGCGGGGCGTGACCGGCGATCCGGACGAGCGCGCGGGCGTTGCGGACGGCGTGCGGCTCCCCGACGATGGCGCCGGTCGCGCCCATGGGCGCCGCGTCGGCCGCGATGTGCGGCAGCGTCTCCGGCGGCGCCAGGGCGAGCAGGATGTTGGCGCCGCGCCACAGATGCTCGTCCAAGCCCAGCAAGGCGTGGACCGGGATGTCGTCCCCGGGCTGCGGTTGCTGTTTCAGCAGGCTGCGAATGCTTCCCGGCCACGCGTCGACGGTGACGACAGCCTCGGTCCAGTCTGCGACTCCCCGTCCGGCGCCGTGCCGGATCCGCCGGGCCAGCGCCGACGCGGCGTCCCCGGTTCCGGCGTCCAGCAGGACGGTCAGCGCGACCAGGGCCGGACGCACCCGGCTGTAGAGGTCCTCGACGCTGATCGTGCCGACCCGCAGGCCGATGAGGACCAGGTCGCGCAAGTGGCCGAAGGCGTCGTGGGCCGGGTGGCCGAGGCGCTCCAGGTCGTGGTCGTAGTCGTCGATGGTGGGACGGGCCCGCAAAGCCGGCGGCGGCAGGAGATGGCGCTGCAGCATCGGATCCGGCATCTCCTGGCTGAAGGCGGTCAAGAGGTCGGAGTAGGTCCCCTTGAACGTGTCCTGATAATCGGCGATCAGCCGCTGGGCCTCCGCGACGCGCGCGGCCGCCTCGGCCTGGTCGTAGTCGTCGATGTGCTCGCGTCCTGGCTCCATACACACAACACGCAACCTTGTACCGAACGGGTCTCAGACCCCTTTTACAAGCTCAACGCTGGTTATGGTGGAAACGTGTCCGAGTTCGGGATCGAGATGCGCCGCCTGCGCATGCGCCGCGAGTTGTCGCTGGCCGGTCTGGCTGACCGCGTGCACTACGACAAGGGTTATCTGAGCAAGATCGAGACCGGGCGGCTGCCGGCCAACCGCCGGCTGGCCATCCTGGTCGATGTGGAGCTGGGCGCCGACGGAGACCTGGTCGCGTTGGTGCCCGAAGAGCCGCGGCGCCGGGGCGGATCCGGCGTCGCGGCCGTCTCGGACGCCGAGCCGGACTGGGGCGGCGAGCTGGTCGCCTTCGGCGAGGCGCTGGCCGTCCCGCTGGGACTGCCGCCGATGGCCGGCCGCGACCACACCGACGACCAGCGGCTGCTTACTCACTACCGCGACGAGTTCGACCGGCACCGCCGGCTGAGCCAGCAGCTGCCGCCGGAACTGGTGCTGCGGCGGCTGATCGTCGATTTCAATACCCTGATGGAGTTGGCGCAGACCTCGACGACGTCGGCCTCACCGCTGCACCTGCTGGCAGCCCGCTACGCCGAGTTCATCGGCTGGATGTGCCAGGAAGCCGGGCGCTTGGACCTCGCGCTGTCCTGGACGCGCCGCACCGCGGATCTGGCGACCCGCGCCGAAGCCGCCGACCTCGCCGTCTACACGCTGGTGCGGGAGGCGGAACTGGCGCTGTACGACGGGGATCCGGTGACCGCGATGGAACTGGCCGAGCGCGTGCTGGAGGATCCGCGGGCCCGAGCGCGCAGCCGCGGACTGGCCGCGCACCGCCAGGCGCAGGCTTTTGCGATACGCGGAGACCACGCGCGCTGCCTGAGTTCGCTGGCCCACGCGCGCGATCTGCTCCATCCCGAACGCCTCGCGCAGGACGAGCCGGTGGTCGGCTCCGTCACTGTCGGCGGGCTGGACAACGCGATAGCCGGCTGGTGTCACTACGACCTGGGACGTCCGCAGCGCGCCAGCGAGTTCCTGGCCGACGCTCTGGAGCGGACACCGGCTGAGGCGCATCGCTCGCGCGCGCTGTTCGGTGCGCGGCTCGCGCTCGCCTATGAGGCGTCCGGCGAACTCGAGGAGATGCAGGCTGTGACGCTTCGCGTCTTGGACGACGCCAGCTTGGTGCGCTCTGCGGGCGCCAACGCCGAGCTGCGCGGGCTGTCGCGGGCTCTGATGCGCCACCACAATGTCCGTGCCCTGCGAGAGTTGCGAACCAGCCTCGATGAGGCGCTCGTCGGCGCGCGACGCGCCTGATGAGCGAGAGGAGCGCACGCTGTGCGGCGACTGGTAGCGGAGTGAACGCGACCGATAGCCCAGCCATAGAAGTCAACACAGTCGCCGAGATAGCCGAAGCTGCGGAGACGACCGACTGGCGGCGGCTGGACAGCGTCGTGGTCTTGGCGACGCCCTGGTTCGACGTACGTCAGGATGCTGTCATCCGTCCCGACGGCGCGGCGGACGTCTATCACCACGTCGCCACTCCCGGCTCGGTGACGGTGCTGCCGGTCGCGGAGGACGGGCGCGTTCTGTTGACCCGCCAATGGATCTACACGCACGGCGGCGTCCAGTGGCGCCTTCCCGCCGGCACCATCGAGCGCTTCGACGAGCGCCCCGTCGCCGCCGCGCGCCGCGAGCTGGCTGAGGAGACCGGGCTGCGCGCCGCACGCTGGGTCGCGCTCGGAGCCGTCAACGGCGCCGACAGTCTGACGAACCATGTCGACCATGTCTTCGTCGCCCAGGAGCTGACGCAGGGCGAGGCCGCGCGCGAGGGCGGCGAGGCGGACATGGCGCTGTGCTGGCTGTCCTTCGAGCAGGCGCTGGAGCTGGTGTGGTCGGGGCAGATCCGGCATGCCGGGAGCGCGTATGCGCTGATGTCTTTTAAGCATCTGCGGGAGCTGTAGATGCGGCGTCGCAGAGCTCTTACTGATCGTCAGAGTGCTGATTGTCGTCCGGGTCCTCGGCGAGCAAGTGCTCGATAGCCTTTTCGCACAACTCGCGGATCATTTCCGGCGGGATCGCGTAGTCCCGTCCGGGCAGGAACGAGACGGGGTCCGCCAGCGCGCCGTCCGGGCCGAAGGGCTCGACGACGACTTCGATGTCGACCACATCGCCCTCGGTGAGTCCGAGGACCACGTCGGAGTCCTCGGCGAAGAGCTCGCCGGCGTGCTGATACCGGTAGCTGAAGCGAACGCCTACTGCCCCTCCGTACTCCGAGGCCTCCGTCGGGAGCGCCAGCTGCTCGCTGAGCGCGGCGACGAGCTGCCGCGATGTGGCGCCCACGGGGATCCGGACTTCGTGCGAGACCTGGAGCGACTGGTTGCGCGCGTAGATGTGTATGGTCTGCTCGTGCTGCTCGTGCTCGTCGCGCGGGGACGGCTCGCGGACCGGCGCGGGTGCGGGCAGGACCTTGGTGCCGACCGCGCGGTCGCGCGTCCAGACCGCCGTCAGCTGCTCGGCGGCGGCCTGTCGGCGTCCGCCGAAGGCGTCCAGGTATCGGCGGGGAGCCAGGACCGGCGGCAGTTCGCTGTCGTCCAGGCGCACGATGAAGACGAAGGGGCGCGCGCGGCGCTGCTCCAGCACCATCGCCGCGGAGATCTCGCTGTTGACCCAGTAGCGGTCGCGTGCCGCCGCGGACCAGACGAGCACGTAGAAGTCCGAGCGTTCCAGGGCGCCGTTGATGCTCATCACGACGTCGTCGCCCGGGAGGATGTCCATGATGTCGAGGAAGGGGTCGATCCCGCGCTCCAGGAGGTCTTGGTGGAACTTCAGGACCTCGGTGCGGTCGGCTGTCGCGTAGGAGATGAAGACCGCGGGACCGCGGCCGTCGGGATGATGCGGCATGTTCTCTCATTCGGTCTCAAGGCGTACGGAACAGGCGGCGGATCAACTGCGCCGGCCGACGGGCCGACGCTCGCAATATAGGCGCCTTCACCTGATGCCCTGAATCCCCGTACAGAGTCCAACACGCCCACCAGGCCGGATGCCCTGGGTCCGGCACGGCCGCGTTCGGCGCCACGCGGCCGTCGCGGACGTCGAGCTGCGCGCGCCGGAGCGCGACGTCGCGCGGGAGGTAGCGCAGATAGCTCTCGAAGCGGTCCAGCAGGACTGTGGTGATGGAGACCTCTGCGATCCATCGCGCGGCCACGACCGAGGCGGCGCCGGCGTGGAGACCGGCGCGGACGAAGCCGGTGCGCTCATCGCGGCCTACGCGCTGCGCCATGCCTGATTCGCACGCGCCGAGGATCAGGGTCCCGCATGCTTGGAGATCTGCTTGCTGGAAGCGTGCCGGCTGGATCCGACCGTCACGCTGATCTTTGTTCTTGCCCGCAAACTGAAGCCAGGTCTGCGAGGCATCCCTCGGATCGGTCTGACCGTGCCCCAGAATCCGCACACGCCGATATGCCTTCTGTTTCAGCTCGCGCTCGAACCCCTCCGGCGTGGCGTCGAAGGCACTGATCATCAGTGCTCTGCCACCCCGATTGCCCGCAGACCTGTGCCGAAGCAGCGGACGCGCCGACAGACACGGCAGGTCCGACACCGCGAAGCGGCAGACGATCGGCGCCGGCTCGCCGTCCGGACCGTCCTTGATCGGCAGCGCTGCCAACGGAATATCGGACAGCACGCCCCCCGCGACAACCACCAGCCGCTTGATCCGCCGCGGCATCAGACCCAGCACCGTCTCGACCCCGATCTCGGCGCCGAGCTGCTCGATCAGCTGGGAGACACGCTCTCGACCCTCGGCCTGACCGAGCCGGAATTCGTTGCACTCCCTTCGCAGGGCTTTGACGAGCTTCTCCAGCGTGCTGCGATTCGCCGGGAGGTCGATGTGGTGCGCCAGGTCGCGGCCGATGATGCCGTGGTGCACGCGTTCGGGGCGGGCGTGCATGATCCAGATCGCCTCGTCGCGGGCCGTGGCGTCGGCGATGCCCCGCAGCCACCGCCACGCGGCGGCGCCGTCGCCGGGATGCGGGAGCCGGCGCAGCGCGCGCTCGGCGTCGGGCGCGATGCGGCCGAGGATCGCGGCGCCGCGTGCCGACTCCATCGCCACGATCGCGGCGGCGACGGCCGTGGCCGCCGAGGCACCCGCGGGACCGGTCAGCGCGAGGTCGGCGGCGACGCGGATGCGCTCGTCGTGCTCGGTGGGGATGTCCTCCAGCAGCGTGGCGCGGATCTCGTCACTGACCTGCCGCGCGACCAGGTCCTCCTCCAGCGCGTGGGCGCGCGCCCAGCAATCCGAAGCCAGCTCCGGCTGCTTCAGCAACTCGTACGCCTCGCCGAGCTGTCGCAGAGCCCGGATACGGATCTCGAGCAGCGGTTCGGGCGCGGCGTACTCCAACGCGGCACTCAGATCCCGCACCGCCTCGGCGAGATCCGCCTCCCCCTTCCGACGCTTGAACGCCGCGATCCCCACTTCGCCGGACGCCAGATGCCAGTAGGCACGATCCCGGTCCGAGGCGGCGAGCGCGCGGATCGCATCCAGCTCGGTCCGTGCCCGCTCCGTCTCGCCACGATCGAGCAGGCTGAGGCTGTTCAGCAGCGTTCCGACGAACCGCGCAGCCGGCGATTCGCTCCCCCGCGCCGCACCGCCAACCCCCACCAAGGTCGTCGCGAGCTCCGCACTGATAGCCTTCAGCGCTTTACCGCGCCGCAGCGCGACCAGCAGCACGACCAGTTCCTCGAGCACCGGCAGCCGCAGGGCGTCGTCGAGGTCATCGCGCGCCAGCGTCGCCACGACAACTTGCAGCGCCTCCTCATAACGCTGCCGATTCCTAAGCGCGAACGCACGGGCCAACGCGCGCGGCACCGAGGTCATCGCGCCGGCATCCTCGGCAAGAATCGCCGCCACAGCCTCCTCGGACCCATCGCGCGCCCGCAGCAGCCGCAAATCCGCCTCGACAACAGCCGCCGAAGCCGCATCGCCGATGGACTCAAAAACCGCACGCGCCTCACTCAAATACCGATCGGCCACACCGCGATCATGCGCCGCCAACCCCTCAACGCGCCGCAGCCGAGCATGATCGCCAATCTCAAGCTCCGCACCCGAATCACCCGCAACAACCCCCCGAACCTCCGCAGCATCAGCCGCCGCAGCATCATGCAACCCCGACTCCGACCGCACCAAAGCCCGCTCAAGCAACAACGCCACCCGCGCCCCCGACCCCAGCACCCGCCCCGCGCCCAGATACCCCTCACACCGCAAACCAGCCCCCGCCAACACCCCCATAGCCCGCACAACACCCACATGCTCCGCAGCAATCAACCCCCACAACGCCTCATCACCAACACCCACCAACGCCAGCACGACGCCATAAGCAACATCAACCGCCGCCACCGCGCTCGCGACGGCTCCAGCCGCAGCCGCACCGCCACGAGGCTGCCCCGCACCGACGCCAGCTCCGGCCGCGATATTTGTCGCTCTCACCGAACTCGCGCCGGCTCCAGCCTCGCCCGCACCAGCTCCGGCTGCGCCACTCGCCTCCACCGCACCTGCACCAGCTCCAGCCGCACCGCGACCGGGTTGCCCCGCGCCAACACCCGCTCCCGCCGCGATCCCCGCCGCCTGCACCGAACTCGCGCCAATTCCAGCTGCACTGTCGCCAGTCTCGTCCGGAACGGCGCCAGTTTTGATCGCGCCATCCGCCGCCCCTGAACCCACGCCCCTGCTAGCCGCACTGCCGCTGGTCTCGCCAGCTCCAGCCGCAGTACCAGCAGCCTGCCGCGCACTCGCGCCAGCTCCAGCTCCAGCTCCAGCTCCAGCCTCACTGCCACCGGACTTCCTTGCGCCGACGCCAGCTCCGGCTGCGATGTCTGCCGCCCTCACCGAACTCGTGCCAGCTCCAGCCTCACTGCCACCAGGCTGCCCCGCCCCAGCGCCGGCTCTGGCTGCCGTGGTCGCACCGCCACCAGCCGCCCGCGCCCGAATCGCCTGCCGCGCGACCGACCGTGCCCGTTCCAGGGCCTTCGCAAGTGGCTCGTTGCCGTCGAGGATGTAGTTCT
This window harbors:
- a CDS encoding NUDIX domain-containing protein, translated to MNATDSPAIEVNTVAEIAEAAETTDWRRLDSVVVLATPWFDVRQDAVIRPDGAADVYHHVATPGSVTVLPVAEDGRVLLTRQWIYTHGGVQWRLPAGTIERFDERPVAAARRELAEETGLRAARWVALGAVNGADSLTNHVDHVFVAQELTQGEAAREGGEADMALCWLSFEQALELVWSGQIRHAGSAYALMSFKHLREL
- a CDS encoding ATP-binding cassette domain-containing protein — translated: MPDTTSQPVLELRGVSKRFGAVQALTNVDLSVHAGEVVALVGDNGAGKSTLVKTIAGVNQPDEGDIVWQGGSVGIKGPHDAQKLGIATVYQDLALADNLDVVGNLFLGSEIRRAGVLDEIAMEGRSRELLQTLSIRIPSVRIPVASLSGGQRQTVAIARSLIGDPKVVLLDEPTAALGVEQTAQVLDLVERLRVRNLGVILISHSMEDVMAVADTIVVLRLGRNNGIFERDQTTQEEIISAITGATDNAVTRRAARHSEGQQ
- a CDS encoding sugar ABC transporter permease, with the translated sequence MVPAAGSAADPRLLQQQAGLAGYWAAFVRRLKGGELGSLPVVAALIIIWIVFYALNSTFLSAQNLSNLSQQIVGTGMIALGIVFVLLLGEIDLAAGSVSGLAAAVFAVESVNNGVNQYLALLLALATGAGTGFVHGFFFARIGVPAFVVTLAGNLGWNGLMLNILGSTGTVNLPNNGIVSKLYNTIYGQLAAAYGAAIIAVVLYALVALYGRARRVRAGIPAPPIGEIAARVVLLAIVAFLTAYVFNQYKGLPLAPLIFLIFIVVGDFILRRTVYGRRIFAVGGNIEAARRAGISVPFIRLTVFMISGLMAAVGGLFLAGQIESASQTSGGGNLLLNAIAAAVIGGTSLFGGRGKTWSALLGALVIGSIQSGMNIQGLSNSIQFMVTGAVLLAAVVIDSVARRTQKASGRV
- a CDS encoding CHAT domain-containing protein — protein: MADRYLSEARAVFESIGDAASAAVVEADLRLLRARDGSEEAVAAILAEDAGAMTSVPRALARAFALRNRQRYEEALQVVVATLARDDLDDALRLPVLEELVVLLVALRRGKALKAISAELATTLVGVGGAARGSESPAARFVGTLLNSLSLLDRGETERARTELDAIRALAASDRDRAYWHLASGEVGIAAFKRRKGEADLAEAVRDLSAALEYAAPEPLLEIRIRALRQLGEAYELLKQPELASDCWARAHALEEDLVARQVSDEIRATLLEDIPTEHDERIRVAADLALTGPAGASAATAVAAAIVAMESARGAAILGRIAPDAERALRRLPHPGDGAAAWRWLRGIADATARDEAIWIMHARPERVHHGIIGRDLAHHIDLPANRSTLEKLVKALRRECNEFRLGQAEGRERVSQLIEQLGAEIGVETVLGLMPRRIKRLVVVAGGVLSDIPLAALPIKDGPDGEPAPIVCRFAVSDLPCLSARPLLRHRSAGNRGGRALMISAFDATPEGFERELKQKAYRRVRILGHGQTDPRDASQTWLQFAGKNKDQRDGRIQPARFQQADLQACGTLILGACESGMAQRVGRDERTGFVRAGLHAGAASVVAARWIAEVSITTVLLDRFESYLRYLPRDVALRRAQLDVRDGRVAPNAAVPDPGHPAWWACWTLYGDSGHQVKAPILRASARRPAQLIRRLFRTP
- a CDS encoding PucR family transcriptional regulator, whose translation is MEIGSSRQEYDEQKLAELTMLAALMLERAEELTETVVTRVYKQFPVYAGMVSREMLRASVHDHVVSAFDPMARSQKADLRAAGPTGRVGAADGIPLTVVMDGYRVAFRVVWSAIVETARGMGMSSDACLDAATILIASLEAFTREMSTGYRDELSRQIRSEEQRRAAVVQALLEGRLADTNLWEAAEQLRLPASGPFVVIAARVPAIGRHALPHIEQGLGVLGIDSAWRLMHDVEIGVAALPGPSAQLDRLVTALHVGEGARVGVSPPYDDLRSTSLALRLARIALHGAAERRRVVVFGSDPLSAVAGSAPDIMPRVARGILAGLEELPIQDRTLLLDTFGAWLDADGSAGEAGRRLFVHPNTVRNRLRRLEKQTGRSLSNPRAIAELILAYEIDSGIRAAVAEAAASPA
- a CDS encoding sugar ABC transporter substrate-binding protein translates to MQHLRPARTAGIVLAAALLAAAAAGCGSAGSSNKSSSSGGTATGSNSSVRIGILLPESKTTRYEAFDKPLLEAELQARMPGVQVDYYNAGQDATVQQTQVDTALTKGDKVLILDAVDSKSIQASVQKAHDAGVKVVAYDRLAQGPVDAYVSFDNVKVGELQGTALLAALGSNAATQQIVMINGSPTDPNAAQFKQGAHSVLNGKVKIGKEYDTPNWDPNTANQEMAGAITALGAPNIHGVYSANDGMAAGIATALSAANLHVPLTGQDAQLDALQRIQAGTQTMTIYKPYKPEATAAADVAVEFAQGRTPGNDLLPDKQTSGSGNVVPSKLITPIVVDKTNMCTTVVKDGLYTAAQIGITC
- a CDS encoding toll/interleukin-1 receptor domain-containing protein, with amino-acid sequence MPHHPDGRGPAVFISYATADRTEVLKFHQDLLERGIDPFLDIMDILPGDDVVMSINGALERSDFYVLVWSAAARDRYWVNSEISAAMVLEQRRARPFVFIVRLDDSELPPVLAPRRYLDAFGGRRQAAAEQLTAVWTRDRAVGTKVLPAPAPVREPSPRDEHEQHEQTIHIYARNQSLQVSHEVRIPVGATSRQLVAALSEQLALPTEASEYGGAVGVRFSYRYQHAGELFAEDSDVVLGLTEGDVVDIEVVVEPFGPDGALADPVSFLPGRDYAIPPEMIRELCEKAIEHLLAEDPDDNQHSDDQ
- a CDS encoding helix-turn-helix domain-containing protein codes for the protein MSEFGIEMRRLRMRRELSLAGLADRVHYDKGYLSKIETGRLPANRRLAILVDVELGADGDLVALVPEEPRRRGGSGVAAVSDAEPDWGGELVAFGEALAVPLGLPPMAGRDHTDDQRLLTHYRDEFDRHRRLSQQLPPELVLRRLIVDFNTLMELAQTSTTSASPLHLLAARYAEFIGWMCQEAGRLDLALSWTRRTADLATRAEAADLAVYTLVREAELALYDGDPVTAMELAERVLEDPRARARSRGLAAHRQAQAFAIRGDHARCLSSLAHARDLLHPERLAQDEPVVGSVTVGGLDNAIAGWCHYDLGRPQRASEFLADALERTPAEAHRSRALFGARLALAYEASGELEEMQAVTLRVLDDASLVRSAGANAELRGLSRALMRHHNVRALRELRTSLDEALVGARRA